In the Xiamenia xianingshaonis genome, one interval contains:
- a CDS encoding MFS transporter, which translates to MERRDLTKSQAMRGFVFGSLIFFAVFASTAVPIPLYSTFQSQIGLTNADVSYTMLWYLCGVVLTLLLASRLSDAFGRRRVTFLTVALAIVGCLLFLQARDSFMVFAARFVQGVSAGLTMSAVSALVVDCISRYNLSLGSAMASCGSMVGIMMGSIGVGVLFGATHSTQAAFGVMAVILAVSACGLVFVPDPLAVRASKRSVLKVSVFIPHHAKRAFFIANCLYLATWVTGSFFQAFSSPLAVAELHSSSTLLAALVLSAAMAPSMIGGPLTARLTRKHALWVGIALLCASSVGMACTLAAHATAAFLGACALFSASMGITNSTSLRMLLVAVEPSQTSAIIGSVNLFAYLGCSVFSFLFGPMVGAWGYTGSLWLLAAVNGVLSVAVLAVARPLK; encoded by the coding sequence ATGGAGCGCAGGGATCTCACAAAAAGCCAGGCGATGCGGGGGTTCGTTTTCGGGTCTCTTATCTTTTTCGCGGTGTTCGCGTCAACCGCCGTGCCAATCCCTTTGTACTCGACGTTTCAAAGCCAGATCGGCCTGACGAACGCCGACGTCTCTTACACGATGCTGTGGTATTTGTGCGGCGTCGTGCTGACGCTGCTGCTTGCCAGCCGCCTGTCGGATGCGTTCGGACGCCGGCGCGTCACGTTTTTGACCGTGGCTCTGGCCATCGTCGGCTGCCTGCTGTTCCTGCAGGCCCGCGACTCGTTCATGGTTTTTGCGGCGCGGTTCGTGCAAGGCGTCTCGGCCGGGCTTACCATGAGCGCGGTATCAGCCCTGGTCGTAGACTGCATTTCGCGCTACAACCTGTCTTTGGGGTCTGCCATGGCCAGCTGTGGGTCGATGGTGGGCATCATGATGGGGTCGATCGGCGTCGGCGTGCTGTTCGGCGCCACGCACAGCACGCAGGCGGCCTTCGGGGTCATGGCCGTCATTTTGGCCGTCTCGGCATGCGGGCTCGTCTTCGTGCCCGATCCGCTTGCCGTCCGCGCCTCAAAGCGCTCGGTGCTGAAGGTGTCGGTGTTCATCCCGCATCACGCGAAGCGGGCGTTCTTCATCGCAAACTGCCTGTATCTGGCCACGTGGGTGACGGGGTCGTTCTTTCAAGCGTTCTCCTCGCCGCTTGCCGTGGCCGAGCTGCATTCGTCGTCCACGCTGCTTGCCGCGCTCGTGCTGTCGGCCGCCATGGCGCCCAGCATGATCGGCGGCCCGCTGACCGCCCGCCTGACGCGCAAGCATGCCTTGTGGGTGGGCATCGCGCTTCTGTGCGCGTCGTCGGTCGGCATGGCATGCACGCTGGCTGCCCACGCCACGGCAGCGTTTTTGGGCGCGTGCGCCCTGTTCAGCGCGTCGATGGGCATCACGAACTCCACGTCGCTGCGCATGCTGCTCGTGGCCGTCGAGCCCAGCCAGACCTCAGCCATCATCGGCTCTGTCAACCTGTTCGCCTACCTCGGCTGCTCGGTGTTCAGCTTTTTGTTCGGGCCCATGGTGGGCGCGTGGGGCTACACGGGATCGCTTTGGCTGCTCGCCGCCGTGAACGGCGTGCTAAGCGTCGCCGTACTGGCAGTGGCCCGTCCGCTCAAGTGA